TGAACGTCCCCCAAATCGTGAATGCCATTTCCGTTTTGTTTGATAGCTTCCACTTCATTATTCTGACCATTGGTGGTTGATGTAGTATCAGCAGGTGGTGCTACTGCTGGTGCCCGGATAGGTGTTGCTCCCTTTAGGGGTGTAGATTTCCGCGCTTTTATTCCAGCTGGCGATGGTTTGTTCGTGACGCTTTCTTTGGGTTTGGGTGTCAGCGGCTTGGAGGCAGCTTTGACTGGCGATGTCTTCGAAGGCGATGTCTTTCTCAGACTCGCCGCGGTTGATCCAGAGGAGCTACTAGGAACCAGCAGCCGTCGAGTTGTGCTTGTATTGCTAGTGGTAGTGCTTGCCGAGTGGTTGAACTTTGGAGCAGGACGAGCTGTGAAAGTTTTAGTGATCGTTGTGGTTGTAGTGGTGGTGGTAGTGGAGCTGGTGCTCTTGCCCAATTGCCCGTTTACAGCCGGCTTGGTAGGACTGCGAGCTGAGAGAGAAGTAGCACTTGTGCTGGGCACTTTACGCACAGTGGTGGTGTTGGAAGTGGTGCTTCGCGGCGACAAAGCTTTTGGCTTGGCCGGGGCTGTCGAAGTAGCCGCCAGTCGTGGCTTAGTTGCAGCAGCACTGCTAGAGCCTGGTCCAGTTCCGCATGCATTTGTAGCTGGTCTGCGAGCAGTAGAGCCGACTCCGCttcctgatcctgatcctgttCCACTTGTGGCTGGCTTGCGAGCTGTGGTGCTGGCCAAAGGACGAGCTGTAGTCCTGGTTCCGCTTCCAGATCCAGTTCCCAATGCAGTTGCACTTGCAGTAGGCTTGCTGGCTGCAGTTTTGGCCCCCAATGCCACCTTGCTCACAGGAGCTGTGGCCGGTCGTGTGCTGGTTGACTTCAGTGCTGGTTTTGCTGCAGATGCTGCATTGCTGCTAAGTGGTTTCCGAGTGATTGCTGTATGTGGAGCTGCAGTCGAAGGTTTGGCAGCTGTACTTGTAGTTTTGGTTGCTACGGGGGCGGTGCGTGGACGACCAGCGACCGACTTATTTGCTCCGGCAGTAGACGTGGAGCTCGTTGTTGTATTCTTAATTGTAGAGGCTGCTGGTTTCGGTTTAGCAGAGGCTACAGTGGCTCCTGTTTTGGTCGTTGAATTAGATTTGGTGACAGCAGCAACCGCAGCTGCAGCAACTAAAGCTACTTCCGCCAAGGGTGCCGCAACTTCctcttccttttttgtttctggaatattttgcACTAATGGCTCACTATTCGGCAGCACAGCTTGTTGAATCTCAGAAATAATCGGTTCTTCTTGTGCAACAGACAGTGACTCCTCTGCAGCAGCAGTCAGTGGCGCCTGTGTAGCAGCTGGAAGCAGTTGCTCCTCGGGAACAGCGGGCTCCTCTTTGATGGGGACAAAGTCTTCCACTATGATTTTCTCTTCAGAGGCAAGTTCTTCTTTGGGACTGAAGTCTTCTCCACCGTGCTGTAGTTTCTCCTCTGGGGGAGAATTCTCTTCCTCCTcggaaacaaaattttcaagacCTGGTTGATCACTTTTTGGCTCCTCCACATCCTCTGTACTCTTACTAGCAACCTTATCACTTAAGTCGAAGTACTTCGAAGCGACATCCGGTACGCCCATGTACTGCTCCTCCACTAGCTCCTCTTGCAGCTGAAGTTCATTAAAGTTAGCGGCCAGTGCTTCCGTTTGATCAAGAGTAAACTCCTTCTCCGTCTGCTCCAAGGTAAGGTGTGCGGGTGTGAAAGGCTGGGCAAACGGATTAATACCTTGAGTTGCTGGTGATATTTCGTCATCAATTTGAGCTTCAGAGCCAGGAGCTGCACTAAAGGCAGCGTACTCCTCCATCTATATgtggaatatatataaatgaatgaGCAATGCTTAGTAATGCTatgattcaaaaatattacaagtatatgtacatttttttttagatttcaaAGGTAGGCGTCTAAACTGGCGGAGGCACATTGAAAGCAAAAAAGTATATCACAAACTTAAAACGGCAGCATACACTGGATTATAAATTCACGATCACCTCGTCTGGACTTTAAGGTTCTGCTCTAAAATTCCACTTTTGAGCGCTGCATgacttacaattttattttcttattgttattCTCATTATTATGAAggttcaacatttttaaaagcaaacCAAGATGATTTACAAACACATTTATTAccaccaaaaataaatgcgtACAATGCTCCCCATAAACTTATCCATATTGCTAAATTGATAAATGCAATAGGTCTCACATAAAACACATCAACGTTTGTCTTCGAaccaataaaacttaaaaagtgGCAAGTAGAATCAGTTTGTGTTATGCGTCAGAAAATATGTTACTTATGGCATTTCCTCTTAAACATATCTGCCAGATCCAGCTACGAAGAATTTCAGACTTTTAATAAAGacccaacaaaaataaatcacattCAGAGCACAGCAAACTTTGTCGAAAGAATCAACAATGTGAAGTCCAAATTATTTGGGgttttaaaaaccaaagataATACTCtcaaaaaagaatataaaaaaaatattagctcCCACATCTTTGTTCTGTTTTCAGTACCCGATTACTCTGCACATTCTTTAAAAGTTGGCCCCCACAAACTCATTCCcaatgcaaacaaatttttataatgacaTCAGCTAGCTTTACTTGTGAAAGTACTTAAGTACTTAAAGTactcaaataaaaatactactaTCTAATGACGAATCGGAAAGGCAAAAATATTGTCAAGGCTTAACTTTTGCTTTCTTCGTCTAAAAGCTTTTTTggttggtttaaaaataattgcatttttcaatatttttgttccTGGTTCAAAATAAGAAAGTTATAACGGCTTGGATTTTTAAACCAAGCGGAAAAACCTACGAATAGtaacaaaaaccaaacgaatataaggaaaggaaaaaagaagcGGATGGAAAAGATCTCAGTGTGTTAGTGTTGTGACATGGCGTTAGTTTTGGACTCAGCGACCAAAGGTTTCTGGGAAATGGGAGAAAGGAAGGGACGGGACGGGCCGGGCCGGAAAGTGAGTGTAGCGTTAACATTTTTTCCGGCACTTTCCTCTATCACGCAAAGACTACCTCTCAGCACCAAAGGCAGTGCGCCTAGAAACTCTTAAATGTCATTGACCAGTAAATGCCACCAGCAGGGGCCATTTGCCATCGGTCGGTGCCCGTTCCCAGCTCTACTCTCCCAGTTTCCCTTACGAATTTCCAATTCCTTGTTGCTAGTTGCTCACTTTTAGCCCACTCGCTCTATGGCTGGCCGGCTGACTTTCTTTTACTGCACTCggaaaaatttgtaatgtattaaatattaaaatcttgCTGATGCTACAAGCAACTAAAATTACCTTCCTTTACAGATTTTCCAATAAATATtgataataaatatgaaatatgttcgtaagttttaatatttattatttttggttgATGGTTAATGGTTAATGGTTTTtggttaaattaaagataacaATAAAAAGCTCCGAAATCTTTGTGCAAACATGGTACAATTGCCTGAAGCTCTAGCtgtgattatttttttctagtgTAAACTCCACTCGGTACTCTCGGCTTGGACTGTTGCTCAAGCGTAATGGGGTTAAAAGTGAGCTGAAGCGAATAAGACCAAAAAGCATAAAATACAAAACTGGGCTTAGGTAGATAAGAGCTCTTTGGCTTAGTTCAAGTTTTAGTTACTGACCATGACTCATAACTAAATTTGCAAATCACTAATTACCAGAAGTGAGgtaatatacttttttaaatataagatAGGCGACCAACAGCCCTCTCCTTCAAGTCCAATTATTGCtgtatatacaaattttagatgcgattattttttaaaatgttagggtatgtaaaaaaaatttattttatttgtattaattttaacccgaattttaaataacaaatacaCCGATTTGTTTTAGCAGCCCCAAAAACCGGTAAATAACACAGAGGTAAAGTGAGTCACTCACTGATTTGTTTACTTGCTTGTAGGTGCTTGCATTAGTGTTTAAAAAGAAGGTGTGTGTGCCTGCCAAAAAGTCGCAAAAGAACGCAACGATGACAtcaacaatttcaatttggcaACTAAAACCCATGCCAATTTGTACGTGTGATAAGTGCGGAAAGTACGCCGCAAATGAAGAAACGGCACGACGTAAACTTGAGAAATTGTGCAAATAG
This portion of the Drosophila takahashii strain IR98-3 E-12201 chromosome 3R, DtakHiC1v2, whole genome shotgun sequence genome encodes:
- the Map205 gene encoding 205 kDa microtubule-associated protein isoform X2, which codes for MEEYAAFSAAPGSEAQIDDEISPATQGINPFAQPFTPAHLTLEQTEKEFTLDQTEALAANFNELQLQEELVEEQYMGVPDVASKYFDLSDKVASKSTEDVEEPKSDQPGLENFVSEEEENSPPEEKLQHGGEDFSPKEELASEEKIIVEDFVPIKEEPAVPEEQLLPAATQAPLTAAAEESLSVAQEEPIISEIQQAVLPNSEPLVQNIPETKKEEEVAAPLAEVALVAAAAVAAVTKSNSTTKTGATVASAKPKPAASTIKNTTTSSTSTAGANKSVAGRPRTAPVATKTTSTAAKPSTAAPHTAITRKPLSSNAASAAKPALKSTSTRPATAPVSKVALGAKTAASKPTASATALGTGSGSGTRTTARPLASTTARKPATSGTGSGSGSGVGSTARRPATNACGTGPGSSSAAATKPRLAATSTAPAKPKALSPRSTTSNTTTVRKVPSTSATSLSARSPTKPAVNGQLGKSTSSTTTTTTTTTITKTFTARPAPKFNHSASTTTSNTSTTRRLLVPSSSSGSTAASLRKTSPSKTSPVKAASKPLTPKPKESVTNKPSPAGIKARKSTPLKGATPIRAPAVAPPADTTSTTNGQNNEVEAIKQNGNGIHDLGDVQPTQEQPFQDQVVPPQNAEVSLLDF
- the Map205 gene encoding 205 kDa microtubule-associated protein isoform X1; its protein translation is MEHHEDNAQLDNYLQNRLAESLQISGGDNEHHLHLADAAGDELSAPGIASSKSDKNDGEEDEEWKYIHEVQQSEKLQQQQPLPLAADTGNGFGPGGHSEDLVLGNGGAAGLSLAYEEEDVEVIKNDGDLSTNSNTTTSTDEVVAQDQQQAQEEEQLAEQHQEQKLQSQDLQQEDEDEPSSVATTYGTSSLSENNPTSLDKEEVVLAAQPAAEELLAGFDNKENCDYVEGVEENHSQLNPNAVAFVPSFGSQPSSPLPAVEEPLLGLNPRQLLSGGPLDDLVAESPRKGSARENMDAIAVPDEREFDIEADKRPHELELESALFGAGNLEVQLLNGAGNAEPVAVADVLDHGPETSVDMDFSLDQLPASADIMKQSIYAEHNASIEDILNSVQPLPIQTGDEKELLHVEEKEHVSQSPSTEELQIQQEFQHEQPLFNNAKQDLMQASFYLEHTSKEAQKEEHQELNELPVDSTDIFAEQSLLLDTSAPQFSPESDSPVAKLELESQQADIVDITPSPISSTEEKHLVEDTKELVEENKFVQESHHFEPFSVGAPPQMEEYAAFSAAPGSEAQIDDEISPATQGINPFAQPFTPAHLTLEQTEKEFTLDQTEALAANFNELQLQEELVEEQYMGVPDVASKYFDLSDKVASKSTEDVEEPKSDQPGLENFVSEEEENSPPEEKLQHGGEDFSPKEELASEEKIIVEDFVPIKEEPAVPEEQLLPAATQAPLTAAAEESLSVAQEEPIISEIQQAVLPNSEPLVQNIPETKKEEEVAAPLAEVALVAAAAVAAVTKSNSTTKTGATVASAKPKPAASTIKNTTTSSTSTAGANKSVAGRPRTAPVATKTTSTAAKPSTAAPHTAITRKPLSSNAASAAKPALKSTSTRPATAPVSKVALGAKTAASKPTASATALGTGSGSGTRTTARPLASTTARKPATSGTGSGSGSGVGSTARRPATNACGTGPGSSSAAATKPRLAATSTAPAKPKALSPRSTTSNTTTVRKVPSTSATSLSARSPTKPAVNGQLGKSTSSTTTTTTTTTITKTFTARPAPKFNHSASTTTSNTSTTRRLLVPSSSSGSTAASLRKTSPSKTSPVKAASKPLTPKPKESVTNKPSPAGIKARKSTPLKGATPIRAPAVAPPADTTSTTNGQNNEVEAIKQNGNGIHDLGDVQPTQEQPFQDQVVPPQNAEVSLLDF